The following is a genomic window from Chitinophaga caseinilytica.
GAACCTCGCCCGCAAAGTGGCGGCTACCGATGCTACGGTGTTGCTGCTCGGGGAAACGGGCTCGGGGAAGGAAGTGTTCGCACAGGCCATCCACCGCGCCAGCGCCCGTTCCGGCCAGCCGTTCGTGGCGGTGAACTGCAGCGCCTTCGGGAAGGAAATCCTCGAAAGCGAACTGTTCGGCCATAAAGCCGGCGCGTTTACCGGTGCGGTGAAAGACAAGAAAGGCTTCCTCGAAGAAGCCAACAACGGCACCATTTTCCTCGACGAGATCGGTGAAATGGCGCTCGACCTGCAAGCCAAATTGCTCCGCGTGCTGGAAACGCGGGAATTCTATAAAGTGGGCGACTCAAAGCCCCTGAAAGTGAACATCCGCATCCTCGCCGCCACCAACCGCGACCTGGAAAAGGAAGCCGAAAAAGGCACTTTCCGCGCGGACCTTTATTATAGACTGTCTGCCTTCATGATACAACTGCCCGCATTGAACGAGCGCCGGCAGGATGTGCCATTGCTCGCCGATCATTTCCTCGCGCAGCTGGCCCCCAAAAACGCCAAGCGCATCACGGGTATGACGGCAGCCTTCCGCCAGGCGCTGGAAAACCACCACTGGCGCGGCAACATCCGGGAACTGAGGAACGTCATTGAAAGAGCGGTGATCCTGGCAGATGGGAACGAGCTGGACATCGACGTGCTGCCGCTGGAATTCACCCATCCGGAAAACGACGGTCCCGCCCCGCTGAGCCTGGCCGATATGGAAAAGAAACACATTACCCGGGTGCTGCAGGCGGTGAACGGGAACAAGACCCGCGCGGCCGAGATGCTCCAGATCGGGCTCACCACTTTGTACAATAAAATCAAGGAATACAACATCCGCTGACCTACCGTTTTTGCAAACAACCCTTCCGTTTTTGCATGGTGCCGGCACGTCTGAAAAGACATGCCGGTTTTTTATTTCATTGATAATGATGCGTTTATAGTGGATTTGAAAGGAATGGCATTCCGCTGGCTTTAGGATGGCAAAATCACCTATCATGTTACCGGATGCTAAAATCCATCTCCTGCTGGCGCAACAGATCCCCGGCCTCCGCACCGAAGCGGCCCCCGGCGGCGCACCAGCCAAAGTTATCCAGGCTTTTACGGCGTATACGCGGAAAATGATCCGCACAGGTGCATTGCCCGAAATCCGGAAATGCTTTTCCATGGCCGGCGTGCTGTACAAGAACGGCAGC
Proteins encoded in this region:
- a CDS encoding DUF7674 family protein, whose product is MLPDAKIHLLLAQQIPGLRTEAAPGGAPAKVIQAFTAYTRKMIRTGALPEIRKCFSMAGVLYKNGSRQLRDAIESVFLFGLSPLLNAPVKTLLPASLQNARRQFILNNSQC
- a CDS encoding sigma-54 dependent transcriptional regulator, encoding MTQGTILIIDDEAQLRKLLARLLTLEGYTVLEAPDARSAHKLLEKSEVHVILSDVKLPDANGVELTRQLKSSHPDTEILVLTAYGNIADGVQAIKNGAFDYLTKGDDNNRILPLVSKAMDKARLQFRVRSLEEKLGGKHDFSQVIGQSPRILEAVNLARKVAATDATVLLLGETGSGKEVFAQAIHRASARSGQPFVAVNCSAFGKEILESELFGHKAGAFTGAVKDKKGFLEEANNGTIFLDEIGEMALDLQAKLLRVLETREFYKVGDSKPLKVNIRILAATNRDLEKEAEKGTFRADLYYRLSAFMIQLPALNERRQDVPLLADHFLAQLAPKNAKRITGMTAAFRQALENHHWRGNIRELRNVIERAVILADGNELDIDVLPLEFTHPENDGPAPLSLADMEKKHITRVLQAVNGNKTRAAEMLQIGLTTLYNKIKEYNIR